TATCTCCGTTTTACGCATGCTACTACCGAATGCATCATAAGGCTGTGCATCATCTGTCTGATCATACCATGCTTTGGCCTGCCTGTCCAGTTGGTCGTCCTGCAAATAGTTGTTATTATCGTCCATATAATAACTCAACCACGCCGAACGAAAAAAGTACTTCGACCGAATGTTATCAGAATGTTACGGCTTTGTTAACAGAATGACAGCAATGCCTAAAAGATTGGCTGGTTCTGAATAGAACAACTGTGTTTTCTTACGTAACCGGTCAAGCGCCTGCGAGATATTATTTTTGATGGTCTGTTCGGAGAGTGATAGTTCTGTAGCTATTTCCCGGATAGATTTATTCTCCTGCCGGCTTAATACAAATGCCCGGCGCATTGTATCTGACATCTGAGAGATTTCATTATTGATAACTGCTTCCAGCTCTTTGGCCTCCAGGTCTGATTCGGGGGTATACTGTACCTGCTCATGCTGGAAATAGGTTTCTCTTGACAGGGAAGCGAGGTTCTTTTTATAAAAGCTGATAGTCTTATTACGTACAGCACGGTTGAGATAAGGAGCAAGACTGGTTGCAATAAAGATCTCTTTCCGCGACGTCCAGAGATTAACAAATATATTCTGAACAATATCTTTTGCAGCTTCTTCATCACCCAGCCTGCGATAGGCCATCGTGTACAACTCTGTCCAGTAACGCTCATACAGTACCCTGAACGCAAATTCATCACCCTTTCTCAAAGCTGTCAGCAACGAACTGTCTATATCTTGAACAACATGCATATGGTGCTCAAATATAGAGCTTGGGTAAAGGTTTATTATATTAAATTAAGGTTAAGTGATCTATCAATAAACAGGTTCGCTATGAATGAATCATGGTGAGATAACAGGCCAGCACAGCTACAACGCCTGTGTTATTTATGCCATAGGATATTCCAATACCTTTGCTCATTAATTACGTAGCGTTATCATAAGAAGGTATTAAAGATATCCTTGGTTTCTATGGAGGTTACTGTAAATACTCCATTGGATATGTTACCTCTATCAGTGAGGGCAAAACGAAGTACTTTGAAATAGAGATGAGCAAAAGTGATGTCATGGAAATATATCGGAGGAAAGGGGCAAACTTACAGAGCCTCATAAATGAAATAGCAGCCCTCAAAGAAGAGAAAACTACCCATCAAAATGATACCTGGCGGCGAAGGATAAAAGAGGCCGGTAAATCGTCTTAAAACCGTCATCGCCTCTAATACAACGCCCCGGTACGCAATGAAGCGGTACCGGGGCGTTATAGTTATACGTTATCAGTCCTATCTCCTTTTTTTCCTGGCTGCGTCTTTTGCTGGCTTTGCCGGACCAGCAGGCTTTCCTCTGCGTGATGAAGCTGGTTTCTGTGCCGGGCCTTCCTTCTTCCAGGACTTCTCCTGTACTTTACCTTTACCGCCAGACTGTGGCTTACCATCCTTAGCCGCCGGCCCCTCTTTCTTCCAGGACTTCTCCTGTGGCTTTCCTTTACCGCCAGACTGTGGCCTGCCGTCCCTAGGCGCCGACTTTCCTGCATCAGGCTTATGAGCAGCAGATTTAGTCCCCGCGTTGAAACCTGATTTGGACGGTTCCTTACCACTTTTCGGCTGTTCCTTTGTCTCAGCAGTGCCCCTGGATTTATGCGTGGATGTCCTGTTAAACCTGGAAGGCGCCTTTTCCTTTTCCGGAATAGGTGCTGCCGTCTTCTTTTTCCGCGCAGACGCACTACTGTCATCTGACACCTTACT
The DNA window shown above is from Chitinophaga agri and carries:
- a CDS encoding RNA polymerase sigma factor; protein product: MHVVQDIDSSLLTALRKGDEFAFRVLYERYWTELYTMAYRRLGDEEAAKDIVQNIFVNLWTSRKEIFIATSLAPYLNRAVRNKTISFYKKNLASLSRETYFQHEQVQYTPESDLEAKELEAVINNEISQMSDTMRRAFVLSRQENKSIREIATELSLSEQTIKNNISQALDRLRKKTQLFYSEPANLLGIAVILLTKP